Genomic segment of Nothobranchius furzeri strain GRZ-AD chromosome 12, NfurGRZ-RIMD1, whole genome shotgun sequence:
TACTTGGAAGAcatcaatcccaccggcacatcTTCCAATGAAGACGTGGAGTCTggagactttgggttggactctcaattcaattcaagtttatttatatagcaccaaaaagagtcgtctcaaggaccttcacacactaaacattccaatacagttcagttcattaagccaatctctTGGGCTGAagccgaagctcttgatttaccagtcgatctatgttccaaccctcacttatggtcacaagctttaggtggtgactgaaagaacgagattgcggatacaagtggccgaaattagttttatccacaaggtggctgggctctcccttaaaatAGCGTGAGGAGCTCGGTCATCAGGGAGCGGCTTGGAGAAGATCCGCTGcctctccacgtcgagaggagccagttgagggggctcgggcatctagtcaaatagaaaatagatggggaaacgcTCGAGtcagataaaaaaaacacacaaatctgtGTCGCACTAAAATAAGCATTCCTGGACTCACCCAGCGTAGCTCGCGACGGGGAAACCTGTtgatttaacatccaggaaagAGCAAAGTTCATGttggctagtagaaactaaccgttagcattagcaactccacaacatggcagaattccttcaggcttgttaTTTATGAAGATCAGACGGCAACGATGCACAGCAAATGGAGTTGGTGGTAGAGTTGATGGTAGAGGCAAGATGTTTGGATAAtgagtaaaactccaaatcctgctgttttctgccccccaCTTCTTCGGCtaactacttcctgaaacaggagcgccagagcttttttccattTGAAAACAACTAATAGGGCATATATTAATTCATGCTCGAAACCACATAAAATGTATTGAAATAAAGGGCATATGCTCAGTTTACCAGCCAAAGGCATAAACACGTAACTAATGAAAGCAGGAGAGCTGTGTAACATTTCCATGTTGATACTTGTTCTGCTACCTCCTACAATTATCAAAAAAATAAGTGTAATAAAATATTATTTTGTGTCTCCTAAGCATCAAGCCTATGAGTTCCAGTTTGGAGCAGCTTATGCCTGGATGATGTGTGTCTTCACTGTGGTTATGACCTACAGCATTACTTGTCCCATCATCGTCCCTTTCGGTGAGTGTTGCCTTTTAATGCTAGGTCAGCCTCTTTCACATCAAGATAGAGTGCTGATTAAACAGTGGCAGGACTGTCATGGCGAGGGCGAGCAACATGCGGTGGTTCTGTTCTTTATCCAGAAGCTTATCAACGCCACTAATTGGGTTAGTGATCCTGATCTTTCTTCCCTGTTCAGGCCTGATGTATATGCTACTCAAGCACCTAGCAGACAGATACAACATGTACTACGCCTATCTGCCGTCCAAACTGGATAAGAAAATCCATGTTGGAGCTGTCAACCAAGTGGTGGCCGCTCCTATTCTGTGTCTGTTTTGgcttcttttcttttcaacaCTTCGTTCTGGTAAGGAAACAGCTCCACCTGCTGGACATGCTGTTGTAGTTGACATGCCCCAACAAATGTATACaccctttttttgttttgttctttgaAAAAGGAATAATGAAGTTTTTTGTTTCTTGTAGGCATTTCTGGTGCAACATCCGTGTTTACCTTTGTGGTtttgatcatcaccatcatcatttgcCTCTCTCATGTCTGCTTTGGACATTTTAAGTATTTAAGTGCCCACAACTACAAGGTTACAACTTTTTAAACAGCAACACCTTCCTGAAGTTACCTTTAGACCAGAAATACATGCAGCTGCTTATGTTGATTGTCTTGTTTTCTACACCAGATCGACACTCAGGATGTGGATGGGATGGAGAGTGGACCCTCTGCATGCTCTTTAGCTGCCAGCAAAGTAACTGTATGTAATTCATCATTGAATGAAAAGAGGAAAAAACATTGTGCAAAACATAGTTAAACACCAAAAAGTGTCGACAGGAATATCAAAAGTTTCATTCTGTCTAACTACAGCAATTTAATGAGAGGACCATGGAGAGCTGAAGCGTGATGCAAGATGTTTTTAGTGACCAGAAGAAGTGCtgttttttacagcgctctgAGACAACAAAACCTTGTGAATTACGTTGTTGTGGGGGGGATTTCCGCCAGGTTTTTGGTGGGAGTTTAGTAGCTGATATTAAACCAGCACAAGCAGGTTAGAAGATATTAGTGTCTTCTAATTTTACTATTGCTGGTTGTTTTGTACGATGTCTGTTGATGTAATTTCCTACTCGGTCACAATCGGCACGAGTTAAACCAAAAGTTCTGCTCAGCTACTCTACCGGGCCTCTCCCGAGTACCTACCCCTGTTATGGTACTCCGTTGGTTCCTGGAAATGTCCCGGAAAATGGCCATTCTGCCAGGCCAGTAGAGTGGAGACACGTGCATGCCGGGAAGTTTCGGTAAAATTACCCTAAAGTTCCGGTAGTAGAAACACAGCTATGGACGTATCCATCTTTGCTCACGaccaggaaaggctgttgttagACCAGGAGAAATCAGAGCATGTCTCAGCTaaaagaagctaaccgttagcattagcaattccccaAAATgtcagaactctttcaggcttttatccgtggagatgaaacatcaaaatTGCAGTGtgaacagaggcagtggaagagtagggttagccaatcagaggttaaATGTTTGCTTATTAAATACTAATGAGTAAGATTTGTAAGTTTAACGATTTTCGTCCCCCGCACCCTCCTCTGGCTAAAttatacttcctgaaacaggagtgccagagctattTTTCCACAGAGAACCACtcgcaaggcattcatttctacacaAAATGTATAGAAAAAACAAGTGTAGGCCTGCTTTCATGTTGAAAATAATATTTTAGGAACCGTTTTTGGTAAAGAACTTGTTCCAAACTTATCTTCTGACCTTTTTTATTCTCTCCTACAGCAAATGTACATCGCCCAAGTACTTCAGGACCCAAATTCGGAGGAGGCTGGCTCAGGCAGCGGTGAGGACGATGGCCAGGGGTCATCGCAGGACGAGGAAATAATCAATGTTGAGAACGGCATGAACTTCCAGTCTGGTGAGGACAGCCTCATCGATAATGAGGTGCGACACTGAGACTACCTGGGACAGGAAGACAAGTTAACTCGATGAATGCACTGATTGTGCAAAATTAACGTGGAACTGAACCAACGGTCCACCAAAGCATCTCAACCTCTTAAGGGACCTCACCCTAACTAACATAAGCACACTGTCTACTAAGGATTAAAAGGATTTTCTCTTAAGGACGTCATCTTCATAGTTTTTCATCAAGCAGCAGATGTGGAGCAGGGAGAAACTACTGGCTGTACACTGATGAAAAACACCCCAAATACTGCACATAGACCAATGCAAGCAGACGCCATTGCACAAACGAAGATGGCTGTTGTTGCCCTTTCTGTGAGAGGAGAGAAGTTCTCTGTTTCCTTAACTTCATTGCACTTGAATGAAAGAATCAGTAAGCTTGAGTTTTACTACGGTACGGCAGTATGGCGAACAGAATCAAAAGATGGAGAAATTCTTCCCATAATGCTTTGCTAGCATCTCTGTCTGCAATGGGTGCTTCCCTTGAACAAGAAGCTTATAGAAAATGAGAGCAAGAGATTGTATGTCCGTTGATAGCTTAGTTAGTGCAGATGCAATGTTCTTCAATGGTTCTTCCAATTTACAAACCTTTAACTAGAAAAAAAACTTTTGCTACTAACACTCCTGAGAGCTTCGACTCTGAACATGTAAAACTAGATTTGTGTAATAACCTGTTCTGACCTGGTATTTATTTGTAGGCatgagcttttttattttttttattttaatcatcCAGTTTAATTGACCCCCTAACTTTATATAATTATGTCACACTACAGCGATCTTACCCGGTCTCTGAGCCTTGGTTGGGACCACTGCTACTGATGTTGCCCCCAGAAGGGGAACATCCTTGCACCGGTGCCGCCGGATGACTGGAGGCGGAAGGTGTGGATCCTTCTGCATTCCTCAGAGGGAGAGAAAGatctttttgttttgttctcCTGGGTCAATTTCAGACAACATTATAACtagttaatttttttgttttcataCATATCTTCTCACTAATGTTTACATCTTACAGTGATTTTGACACAAATATTAGGTGACCGCTTTTAATTTTATCGTTTTAAATCACATCAACCCCACTTTAGGGCTAACATGTACTTTTATTCACACCCTTCATTTTTTATTCAGGATGCTTTGTTACAAGTTCCTTTTCTTCAGTACTTTAATCACAGAGTATAGATTGTTTAACTCAAATTGAGTGTTTTTTGCGATAATGTGTCAAATCTTGGCTGCATAAGAAAGTTTAGCACTTACATTTGATGACTAATGAAGACGTACAGCAACTATTTGTCCTGGTGTCCAATAGTCCCTTTGATTAAGATTGTAGAAACCAGTGAAGGAAAATGTAGCCAATTTGCTGTGTCTCGAGTCATCAAATCTTATTAATCCCGAGTGCAGATCCAGTGCTGGAAGGCACGTTTGATTGTAAAGCACGCAGGCTCAAAGTTTTAACATTTTGCCGAGCTGCCTTCTTCATACAAAACAcgtttttttgttttaaatctgACCAAATAACCAACTTTAATGTGAATCATTATGCCCACACGTATCATTTTGCTCAGGATCTCTAACTTCTTGTTGCTTTAATTTTATTCGTCTCAGTGAAAACACTACGAGTTGATGGATCAGTGGGGGAATTCATCAAAACACGTATTTAATCATTTCAGGAAATAGTTGACTAAATGAGCCATCACATATGATCGACTGGAGGGCATCACCCTCAGTGTGAGCAGAAAAGGAAAAAGCAAAACGTTTTCCGACACTCTGTAAGCACCACGAGTTTATCACCTTCAATAGTATTGATTGACACCACTCTGGGTGATGCTCCTCTGGTCATGATTAAGTGACTTTAGTCCTAATGATTTGTACCTGCTTTTGAGATGTCTGTAAACCTGTGAATGTTACCTGTGAAACTAACAAAACACTATTCATCCTCCACGGAGATGTTCGAACTCTCAGCCTGTCTAACAGCTCCTGCTTTTACGCACTGATTGTACGTTTATACCACAAGCTTTCCTTAGATGAACGTGGCCTATAAGTCTTAGTGTCACTGCTGTATTTCAACAGCTTAgagtgaaaaacatgaaaaatggcTCTCGCTAATCAGGAATTGAACATTTATACTGTATCATGTAAGTCATTGGTGTCCAGTCTAACGTCTCGTCATTTCATTTTATTAGATTTGTGTTTGTCAGTGGTTTTCGATTTTTTTTAGGAGAATTCCAAGTTTTTAATTTTGTGTTCTGTTGTTATTCATTAGTTCTGTGTAGCTAGCCGGAGTAACTGGAAACAAATGCAATGTTTTTTTTGTTGTAAACAATGAAgctaacatgtttttgttttgtgtctACCATGAATTCACAAAAGGTAGTAAAAATGTCTAAAAGAAAAGCACAGTTTGTATGTGTTTTATGTGCTTTGGCTTTTTATTATGGTGATTCTTCTTGCTGAAGTAAGACTCGCACATTTTAGCATTTTCCCTCATTTTATCAATCTCTCCCAGGAGCTGCCTGCTGACCAGATATACAGTACATTGCAAAAGCTTAGAAACtctaatttttttgttttgaccCAAATTTTCTCAGAAGTGTTTCAAAGTGATCTTGATCTGTAATATCTGTCATGTGGAGGTCGCTCAGTTTTGATTTTTAGTCATTGTAACTCACAATGATGCTACCTGTGATCTCTGTGCTTGTCTAACAGGGatgttcttaaagagcaagtcaccccaaatcaactttttttttttgctgataaactatataaatgtgtgtctaattgtgctgcagacacgtgtggtcaataatttggcatttcagtgcatcttagttaaaatttaaacattctgcctaaaattgtcaTTGTTGCGCCGTcggcaggtaaaaactctgcactgtatttgaatttaaatctgccaccgcaattggctaagaggtatgctatgatgtaaactggtccttatgatgtcacaatgctgtcgtgagcctgtgtgtgtgtgtgtatttgttagcggctctgccctctcggtctgctaggcaacagcatttgttgcatttttcaaacatgaagagggagtgaagtaagtttcttgtagggggtgacttgctctttaagaaagtcCATCAAAATTCTGCTACGAAACctgactttttttgttttttggtttACAACCTGCTCAGGTTGAATTTTCATTGGGAGTCACTTTGTGTTAAAATATGAAATACAAAAGTTTACACAATTTATATTTGTTTAAACAAATTAGGCTGAACTGGCTTTGTGACAGACaacagaaaatagcgtttttgtgttgtcacgcccacctacttccgccCTATGGGACGCCGGAAGCGTCTTTTGGAATTCTAGGGTGACCAAGGAAGGTCTCGcctttctcgtctctgattggctagatgggctctactacgattggctgaAAATTCGCGGGGGCGGCAGACAACAGCGGCCTTCGCTTGCCTGCAAGCAAAGCGACTGATGTGGATATCTGAGCAGGGGTAAATATGTCTTTGTGAGAAAGCTAACATTAGCTTTTCAAATGTCACGTTAAAATAATAGGCATGCCCTCAAATGTTGCATAGCTGCCAGTTCAATATacttgttcacacacacacacacacacacacacacacacacacacacacacattctgtacTTGGTCAATAAAATCTGTGATGTAATCGGTGTGGTGTATTTTCATGATCATGCCTTTTGATAAAAATCTGGAAATACTTTAATAGGCTGAGGCTGTAAAGCAAGCAGGATAAAAATGAGGACACATCTTTCATCAGTTTAAATCTGTATCTTTAATTGAAATTAATTCAAAGTTGATTATGATGTAGACCTATTTTTCAGCcgttttcattattctagaagagaaacagacctgctgcacacagctgggtaaaatagggcagttttattatatttcatacccaggtaaggcacacaCGTTTATTCTATGTACTCTGCTATAATAAGATAACCTCAATGCTTAGAGCCATAGATAATAAGATAACCTCAATGCTTAGAGCCATAGAAGTCCCACCGTGTGAGAAATGCAACAAAATTTATAAGTTCACTTCTTACGTTTTTCAGTTTTTAATCAATGAAACTAAAAAACTTTTGCAAAACGGGACAGAATTGCGCTAAGTtcttattttctaaaaaaaatgtataaaaacattcaccaaaacagctgttctgttggtgGCAAGAGGGCAGTCTGCACGATAGTCTGCAATTAGCAAGGGAAGACGGTTTGCTGCTatatgaaatagccaatcgtagtagagcccatctagccaatcagaggcgagaaaggcgggaccttccggAGGCgtcaacgaaaaaatgaatgcaaaacgctaaaaacgctattttctaattccgcttgttttgtgccatggatttcacacatgatgtccgtgaattttaaagacacattttgaaaccaagaacgcgcttattttcgaacagggcgaaacactattttaggttttgtgtgaaaataagtccaggactacaaatgcgcttcacgaacgtgacgtcatcaaaccagacacggagaaaactgatggAAAATGGATAGAATTTCAGCAAACTTTCCACAGAAGGAAAgaaccaacataattctggtcatttggtaagtagcagttttctttggggagaggagattatgtggtaacGTCACATAAGCGACGTgccaatttctggtgtgtagttatgctaattacgaactgttacaagctaataaatctcaaagtacgtgactggcatggtaaacacccatcattacctttcatttaaattgcagtacaacatatgtgcgatccagggcgtaaggcaaagcggatttgaATATAGAGTTTTTAGCTCTGTTGAtttacattctttttttttttcgttcttcctcggacccatggtgcggaagtagatttaggctccctatatggtGCTAatcacagatatatatatattgatctaTCTATGTCTATGGCGCTAATCAAATCAAACTGGTTATGGAGGGGAGGAGACAGGGAGGGAGGGGTGCAGTCCTGCTGCTGCTGGCGGGGAGAAGTCCCGAGTCTCGTCATAGTCCTGTTGTTGCCGGAGGAGGGACTCTCAGAGGGAGATGTAGGTGCAACGTGGAACGGCAGAGCGACGCTCACAACTCTCAGTAAACAAATGAAATCCAACGATACGAGCAGACTCCACAGCTTTCTCTAGGATCTGATACCGAGATGGAACGCAGCAAACGGGGTTAAAAGCCCTTTAAGAGTCCTCGCCATGGACGGAGAGCTGACCGTTACTTTAATATCTGTGGCGATGTTTGTTGGCACGTTTTTACTCGGATTCATCCCACTGTTGTTCAGACTCTCTGAGGTAAGAGGCTTGGTTTGAAACGTCCTCATGAAAGAATGAGTGGTGTAATCACAACATGTGACTAGTAGCCCTAGCTCAAAGTTCAACTGCAGCACAGGACATGTTTTATTAGCTCTTATGAAGGATTCTTCCTTTGGTGTTGCTACATTTTAACACAATTGCTCACATTTCTAATCAAATGTGGATCTCACAGAAAAGCCTCCAGTTTGTCTCCATTCTGGGAGCAGGTCTGCTCTGTGGGACAGCTCTTTCCATCACCATCCCTGAAGGTGTGGGTTTACTGGAGGATTCATGGAGAGGTGAGTTGGTTGGGCTTTGTCCGTTGCCTTGACAACAGATGGGAACGCAAACCCCTTTATTCATCAAATGAACATAGAGTGTTTGTAAGCCTTTGAAATTAGTGATGGTGTGATGATCAAAGCAGGGTTACCTGTCTGAATGTGAATGAGAATGCCCTTCGTCTTCCCGCCAGCATCCCCGTCCTCTGATGTGCCGTCTGGTTTGAATGCCAGTGGTAAAACTGTGTCTGCCTCCGAGGAAGGCCCACCGCCTCGATTCTACATTGGGATAGCCTTGACATTCGGGTTCACCTTTATGTTTGCTGTGGATCAGATTGGCGATTTCCTCTCCATGCGAGGTGAGCTGACAGAAACTCCCCCGTAATTCTTTATTTTATGTAGATCAACTAAACTTGTCAAATCTTTGATTTCAGCGCAAACGACACACGTGTCTAACAGCCACATCACTGCCACTTTAGGGCTGGTTATTCATGCTGCAGGTAATACAAACATCCATGGCTCATTTCTCCTGGCTTTTAAGTGCTTCAGACACAtaaaggagccccccccccccccccccccccaaaagaaaacaacaaagctCAGTAGTTTAAGCCCTCATGTGACTTAGCATGTGATTTACTCTTTGCTGCTGGAGCTAGATGTTTCAAATTAATTTATCTCGTAAACTTTATCAACAGTAGAACTAGTTTGGGTAAAATCTCCTAAAATTgtaatgatttatttttaaatgaaatgctGATGAGGGAAATCATGATTTCTTTTTGCACACAGCTGATGGATTTGCTCTGGGAGCTGCAGTTGCCACTGGTCAAGTAACAGTACAAGTCATAGTATTTTTTGCCGTCATTCTACACAAGGTGAGTGGACTTTGCTTTAAATGATTGCTGGATGGATGTCAAAGCCGATGATGATGCCTTCCCCGTCCTTGTGATCTTCCAGGCGCCAGCAGCTTTTGGTTTGGTCTCCTTCCTGATGCACGGAGGCCTTGAGAAGAAGCACATCCAGGGACATTTGCTGGCCTTTTCAGCCGCGGCGCCGATAGTCGCAATCAGCACTTACTTCATTTTACACGCAGTAAGAGCACATGTGAATATTAAAGTTCAAGATTTTGCTTGAttcttatctttatttgttttctgTTCACAGTCTGGAAACTCCTCACAGAGCCAGCTTTGGGCAACAGGTGTGGGTATGCTCTTCTCAGC
This window contains:
- the LOC107375565 gene encoding zinc transporter ZIP9; this encodes MDGELTVTLISVAMFVGTFLLGFIPLLFRLSEKSLQFVSILGAGLLCGTALSITIPEGVGLLEDSWRASPSSDVPSGLNASGKTVSASEEGPPPRFYIGIALTFGFTFMFAVDQIGDFLSMRAQTTHVSNSHITATLGLVIHAAADGFALGAAVATGQVTVQVIVFFAVILHKAPAAFGLVSFLMHGGLEKKHIQGHLLAFSAAAPIVAISTYFILHASGNSSQSQLWATGVGMLFSAGTFLYVATVHVLPEIRSSRTEDPFSNLQEHAEAKNHQQRHLGLLESLTLVLGMGLPVVLALGLQDD